CGACGGCGGCCAGGGCGTCGTCACCGTAGGGGCAGGCGAGGGCGAGGGTCATGGGCCGCCCCTTCCTGCTTTCTTCAAGGAGAAAATCCAGTTTCTGCATGGTCATGCCTTTTCGCCTCCCGAAATAAACCGGCCATAGATTTTGCATTCCTCTTCACCGCGGAGAACCCGGAGGGCCCCTTCCGCGAGGGCGGGCATTTCATCCTCACCGGGGTAGACCAGCACCGGGGCTATCCACTGGACCCTTTTCTGCACGGCGGCAACGAAGTCGCTGTCGAAGGCCACTCCCCCGGTGAAGAGGATGGCGTCAACCCTGCCGGAAAGGACCGCGGCCTGGGCCCCGATCTCCTTCGCAATGCCGTAGGCCATGGCGTCCAGGGCTTCCCTTGCACGCTCGTCGCCTCCGGCGGCCATGGCTTTCACTTCCCTGACATCCGACGTTCCTGTATAGGCCATGAGTCCCCCCCTGCCGACCATTTTCCGGAGCATGTCCTTTTCCGTCATGCTTTCGCCGAAGCACATCCGGACAAGATCCCCCGCGGGAAGGCCTCCCGCTCTTTCGGGAGAGAAGGGGCCGAACTCGTTGGCGTTGTTCAGGTCGGTCATCCGCCCCTTTTCGTGGGCGCAGACGGTGATGCCCCCGCCGATGTGGGCCACGACGAAGTTCAGTTCGTCCCATGGCTTCCCGAGGTCCTTCGCGGCCCGGCGCACCGTGGCCTTGATGTTGAGGGCGTGGCCCAGGGAGACCTTCGGCAGTTCCGGCAGGCCGGTGACCTTTGCCACGGGGTTCATTTCGTCCACCGCCACGGGGTCCACAATGAAGGCGGGAATGTTCCGGGGACGGCAGATGGCGTCGGCAAGGATACCCCCGAGGTTGGAGGCGTGCTCCCAGGGCTTGCCCATGCGGAGGCGCTTCAGCAGCGCGTCGTCCACGGCGTAGGTTCCGCCGGGGATGGGCTCCACGAGGCCGCCCCGGCCCGCCACCGCAGACAGTTCGTCAAAGGATGCTTCGTGGGAGGCCAGGGCCTCCTCTATGGTCCCGAGGCGGAAGGAAAACTGGTCGGCCACGGAGGGGAAGGCGGCGAGGGCGTCGGGGTCGTGGCGGACTGTTTCCCTCCATACTTCCGTGCCGTCGGAATACCATGCGATTTTTGTGCTGGTGGAACCGGGATTGATAGCAAGGATCTGAAAGGCCATGGCTCGTTCCTCCCCTTTGTGCAGCGAATCCTGTCTAAAGTTTTCTGATTCCGCATGTCGAAACTGAACTTATTATACAGTATATCCTTTTTTCGGGACACTTACGGAAGGAAAAGACGGTAACTTCCCCCGTCGAAGGCATACCCCTCCTCTATGACGGCAATACAGAGGTCCACCGCCTCCGGGTCGAACCAGGCTCCCCGGCGGGACCGAATTTCGTCAAGGGCGGCACCGATTCCCAGTCCGGGCCGGTAGGGCCTGTGGGAGGTCATGGCTTCCACCACGTCGGCCACGGAAAGGAAGCGGGCTTCCCGTCCGATGGCGTCCCCCCGGAGTCCCCTGGGGTACCCCGACCCGTCCAGGCGCTCGTGGTGCTGGACCACGATGTCCGCAAGAGGCCAGGGCAGATCCACGGAGGAGAGGATGTCCCACCCGTAGAGGGCATGATTCCGGATAATGGCAAACTCGATGTCGGTGAGCTTCCCCGGCTTGGACAGGATGGCCGAGGGAATGGTGATCTTCCCCAGATCATGGACAAGCCCCGCGTAGTATACCCTCTCCTGGAAAGCCTCGTCATATCCTCCCTTTTGTGCCATTTCCCTCGCCAGGCCGGCCACGTTGATCTGGTGCCCCACCGTATAGGGATCCTTCATGGCAAGGGCGTGGCCGAGAATCTCCACGATGCCCCTGGAGGCTCCGTCGAGCACCCTGCCGGTTTCTTCCATCAGATTCATCCGCTCTTCCCGGAGGAAAGCGCTTCCGGCAAGGTCGCAGTACATGGCCAGGAGAGCCTCGTCGCCGTGGGACAGGGCCAAGCCTGCGGACCGTAAGACCAGGAATCCTTTCACAGCTCCTCCTGAATAGACGGGCTGGATGTGCAGGGGCGCCCCCCAGACCTGCAGAATTTCTGCGGCAAAGGACGGAAGGGCAGCATCTCCCGGACCGGAACCTTCCAGGATCAGTCTTCCCTTTTCCCAGAGATGCCGGACCAGCTCATTGAGGGAATCCCGGGAAATCCCGGAGGAAAATTCCGGCGGCGACAGGGTTTCCACCATTCCTCCGGCAAGGGAGAATTCCCGGACGGGAAGCCCGTCTTCGTCCATCTCCACCAGGCATCCCTCCGGGATGCCGAGAAAGGCGGCGAGGTCCGCCAGGGAGCAAGGAACCCCTCCCCGGACCCCCTCCTCGAGAAGCCGGGCGGAGACGGAGGATATGAGAGCTTCTCTTTTCAGGTTTCGCAGCATCTCGTCCTCGGCCTTTTTCCGCTCCGAAATGTCCCTGTAGATGGCGAAGCCGGTAAAGGTCTCATCCCTCATGGGGAAAACCACTCCTATGATTTCCGCTGGAAACAGGGTGCCGTCCTTTTTTCTCCGGTAGGTTTCACCGGCAACGACCTCCCCGGAAAGCACCCTGGCGGAGATTTTTTCCGCCTCGGCTTTTATCTCGGGGGAATCCGCCACCACGGAGTCCAGGTTTTTTCCGGCCACCTCGTCGGGGGTGTACCCGAAGAGCCTGGTGAATCCATCGTTCACCGTCACGATGTCGTTGGCCCCGTCGAAGACCGCGTAGGCCTCCGGTGCATTGCGGAAGAGGCCTTCCCACTGGGCCATCTTCAGTTCCAGGTCCTTTTCCGCCGCCTTCTTCATCCGTTCGTTGACGAACAGGGCAAGGAGATAGACAAAGGCGGCCGAGAAAACCAGGGCGTTGGCGAGAAGGAGCTTCCAGTGCCTGTAGAGAAACGTCTCGGGCTCCGACAGAATAACCGCCCCTGCGGGGATGTCGAACCGGGAGAGGCCGAACCGGACCATCTCCCCGTGGTTGAACACAGGAGTCAGGTGCCGGTCCGTAACGGGGGGAATCTCCGAAGGAGGGGTTCCCTGCAGGATGCGGACCGCCATTTCCGCGGCCTGGGCCCCGTGCTCTTCAGCGATAAGAACGCTTCCGCCAAGGGCCCCACCCTCCACCATCATGGACCAGAGACCGAAGACCGGGAAGGGACCGGCGCTGTTGACAAGGCCGACACTCCTGGCCGGAGAATAGTACTCCCCTGCGTCATCCTGGAAATACACCAGCAGCAGCACCGCCGTGTCGGGAGGGAGCATGGAGAGTTCATACCGGAGATCCTCTCCGGAGAGACCGAGGAGATCGATCACCTTCAGCCGGTGGAGAAAGGGAGCCAGGGCTTTCCTGGCAAGGCTGACGGCCCCCATGCCGGAGATGGAAAGGTCGCTGACCAGGGCAAGGTTCCGGGTGCCGGGAAAGAGCCGGAAGATCAGCTCCACCGTTCCCGGGATGTCCATCACCTCGAGGACTCCCGTAACATGACTGTCTCCCCCGGCATCGATGAAACCGGGATTGTTCAGTCCGCAGAAGACCAGGGGAACGCCTGGAAAGAGTTCCCTGCCGTGGCGGAGCATAAAGACAAGGGCGTCGTCGTCGGAGCAGAGGAGGATGTCGGGGCGCTTTCCGGAGTATTTGGCACGAAAATACTCCGCGAAGGCCGCCGCCGAACGGACCGACATGATGCGCTTCGTGTCCATGTACTCCACGTCAAGATTGACCCTCAGGCCGCGGGATTCGAAAGTGCTTCGGATGCCCCTGGTAACACCGTCGGTCCACGGAAAACTGCTGTGATAGGAATTCAGAAGAAGGGCGGAATATGTCGTCCCGCTTCCGGAGGCGTACCGGGGAAGCAGAAGGAGAAAGAGCGCCAGAACCGCACTTCCCAGGTGGATACACACCGTCCTCTTCATCGCCTCTCCCCTTTCTCCGCCCGCGAAAAAAGCCCGTGCATATTTTCTATAATACCCTTATACTGCAAAGGTTCCAAGACCGATTTTTCGAGGTGATCGTTCATGTCTCTCTGCTATATCAACGGGACCTTCCTGCCGCTGGAGAAGGCATCCCTTCCTGTTTCCGATTACATCATCCTCAGGGGGGTGGGGGTCTTTGAATCCATCTGCACCTTTCACCGGCGGCCCATGATGCTGACCCCCCACCTGGAACGGCTCGTCCGGTCGGCGGAAAGCGCCTCCATAGCCCTCCCTCTTCCGGTGGATGACATCAAGGACCTCATCAGGGAGGGCATTTCCCGGATGAAGGAGGACTGCCTGGTCCGGCCCTATATCACCGGCGGGGACATCTTCCACGAGGGGGGCTTTCCGGCGTCGCGGCTCTTCATCCTTTTCGAGAAGGTGAGAAAACCCGCGCCCGAGGTGTACGACAAGGGGGTACTCCTGCTGCCCGTGGACGGCGGGAGACACATTCCGGGGGTCAAGAGCATCGACTACATGTTCTCCTATTCAGGGTACGGCAAGCGTCACGACGCCTACGAGATCCTCTACTGCCCCGACGGGGAGATCACCGAAGCGGCCCACAGCACGTTCTTCCTCTACAAGGGCGGGACGCTGATCACGGCTCCCCTGTCAAGGGTGCTGAAGGGGACCACGAGAGACATCATCCTGCAGCTGGCCAGGGAAAAGAGAATGAAGGTGGAGGAGCGATGCCCCCTGGTCTCGGAGATTCCGGAGGCCGACGAGGCATTCATCACCGGATCGGTGAAGGAAGTGGTGCCCGTGGTGCAGATCGGCGACCAGGTGGTGGGCACCGGTAAGCCGGGCCCGGTCACCAGGATGCTCCATCATACCTTCCTTGAGGAAATCATCCGCTGGCTGGAGTGAGCAGGTGAAGAAACACTGTCACGGCGAGGAGATCCGCGCTTCCGCCGGGACTGAGATTGTTCCGGGTGTAGAGGCCGTTCATTTTCCGGACGGCCTCTTTTCCTTTTTTCGACGACATGCCGCCCAGTTCCATGGCACGGGCCGCCCCTTCCCGGACGGTCCGCTCCCCTTCCCTGCCGCCCCGGGAAAGGATATTCGTGTCCTCCACCACGGTCATGAGGGCAAGCAGCCCGTCCACCATGGCGTCGTTCAGGGAAAGGCCTTTTGCCAGGGATGAACGGAGAGCGGGAAGACCGGTTCCAGTGACCGAGGGAAAGCCTTTCTCCGCCTCGCCCCGGATGCCGGTAACCCCTTCGCTCAGGTAGAACCGCTCCCCGGCAGTGAGACGGCGCCCTCCCCCGGTGCCCTTCAGGGAGGCGAAATCCCGCTCCGTGATGCCCCGGACGATGGCGCCTCCCCGGGAAGCGCATGCCTCCGGCGAAAGGGGGATTCCCTCAGAGGCGAGCATGCCCGCCGACGCACAGAGAACACCCAGGGAAAAAATCAGTCCCTTGTGGGTATTGATTCCTCCCGTGGCGGAGAACATCATCCGCTCCGCCCGAAGCCCTTCCTCCCGGAGGGAAGGGAGAAGTCCGGCGGGTTCGTTTCCCCTGAAGCGGGATCCCAGCCGGGCAAACAGCTCCCATTCCGGAGCCAGGGCCGCCGCGGACGCGAGGAAGGTGAAATAGTCCATGTCCCCGTGGGCTCCCCGGGACAGGGGATCCACGAGCCCCGGCTTGGGAGAGGCGGCCGTTTCGAACAGCACCGCCTTCCGGGCCGCTCCGGCTATGGAGGCGACGGGCCCTTCTCCAGGAACGCCGCCGGGTATTGAGAGAATCCGCTCAACAGAGGTCCGGATCTCCTCAGTGCCGTGGGTTCTGCCCGCGACGCATTCCGCAGCCCTGCGGCCGCAAACGAGGCACCGTCTCGGGGGCAGCCCCAGGCTTTCCCTCCCGATTTCCCCGCAGAGAGAGTCCATGACGTCGCCGTCGGCCAGGCAGCCCCTCGGGTGGTCCTCCTCGAACTCCACCGCGGCCCCCTTCACTGCCGAGGCGTCTCCCCGGACCGCGCAGAGCCCCTCGGGTCCGTCGGCCCGCACGGCAAAAGCCGGGGATTCCACGGCAAATCCCAGGCTGCCGAGATGAAACACCAGGTCCATGAAAAGCCCCTTCGCCTGCAGGTCGAACCCGCCCCCCAGCCGCAGGAAGGCAGGCATCCGGAGGGTGAAGGACAGGACGGACCAGCCCGACGGGAGCGATGCCGCCAGGGCCCGCCTCCGGTTCCAGCGATCCTCCCGGGCATCGAGGACGGAACTGTTCATGCCTTTCCGGCAGCCCTCTCGATGGCCGTCTCAAGCCGGGCCCGGAGAGTGCACTCCAGGGCTCCCCTGTCCTGAATTCTCACGGCGGCCCCCGCAAGGCCCGAGGAGGCGATCACTTCCTCCGCCACCGAGCGGATCCGCCCGCCGAACTGCCTGAACACGATGCTGTCCACGGAGAGGGTGTTTTCCTCCCCCTCCGCCGGGGTCACCGTCACCAGCACGTCGCTCGATTCGAGAGACCCGGCCGCCGCGTCCTTCACTGCCTTCATGATCCATTCTCCCTTCGGGGCCAGGAGGCCCGTATTCTGCCTAGTGCCGGGAACCGCTCGTCCGTATCCTCTCCAGGACGGGAGCGGCTTCTTCCGATTTCAGCCATTTCGCCGTCGTTTTCGGGACAAGGGCCGCCGCTTCCGCGAGCCGCCCTTCCCGGATAAGCTCCCTGACCCTGGATGCGCTCACCGGCCGGCCGGCCATTTCGAACCGGGGAATCTCCCGGACTTCCACCGGAGGACACTCCTCTCCCCCGGCCGGAAGAATCCGCTTCATAAGGTCATTATAAACGGACGTCACCGGACAGTAGGGTTCCGTCCCCACGTAGCGGACGGCTACTCCGAGGGCGGGTGCCACATGCAGCCGGAACATCTCCAGGTCAAGGGCGGCGTAGAGCTCGGTGATCTTCCGGGGGTCTCCGCCGGCCGGAACCCTGGTGAAATAGGACGGAAAGGTGGCGGAGGAGATGACATAGGGCCCTCCGGGCAGCACCGTCACGTTCGCCAGGTCCGCGGCTCCTTCCCGGACAAGGTGCAGCCGGACGTCGAAGGGAAAGAGGGACCGGTCTTCCTGGACCACGAGGACGTACAGCCACGGGCTCGCCCCCGCGGCG
The sequence above is drawn from the Aminivibrio pyruvatiphilus genome and encodes:
- the buk gene encoding butyrate kinase yields the protein MAFQILAINPGSTSTKIAWYSDGTEVWRETVRHDPDALAAFPSVADQFSFRLGTIEEALASHEASFDELSAVAGRGGLVEPIPGGTYAVDDALLKRLRMGKPWEHASNLGGILADAICRPRNIPAFIVDPVAVDEMNPVAKVTGLPELPKVSLGHALNIKATVRRAAKDLGKPWDELNFVVAHIGGGITVCAHEKGRMTDLNNANEFGPFSPERAGGLPAGDLVRMCFGESMTEKDMLRKMVGRGGLMAYTGTSDVREVKAMAAGGDERAREALDAMAYGIAKEIGAQAAVLSGRVDAILFTGGVAFDSDFVAAVQKRVQWIAPVLVYPGEDEMPALAEGALRVLRGEEECKIYGRFISGGEKA
- a CDS encoding ABC transporter substrate binding protein; the encoded protein is MKRTVCIHLGSAVLALFLLLLPRYASGSGTTYSALLLNSYHSSFPWTDGVTRGIRSTFESRGLRVNLDVEYMDTKRIMSVRSAAAFAEYFRAKYSGKRPDILLCSDDDALVFMLRHGRELFPGVPLVFCGLNNPGFIDAGGDSHVTGVLEVMDIPGTVELIFRLFPGTRNLALVSDLSISGMGAVSLARKALAPFLHRLKVIDLLGLSGEDLRYELSMLPPDTAVLLLVYFQDDAGEYYSPARSVGLVNSAGPFPVFGLWSMMVEGGALGGSVLIAEEHGAQAAEMAVRILQGTPPSEIPPVTDRHLTPVFNHGEMVRFGLSRFDIPAGAVILSEPETFLYRHWKLLLANALVFSAAFVYLLALFVNERMKKAAEKDLELKMAQWEGLFRNAPEAYAVFDGANDIVTVNDGFTRLFGYTPDEVAGKNLDSVVADSPEIKAEAEKISARVLSGEVVAGETYRRKKDGTLFPAEIIGVVFPMRDETFTGFAIYRDISERKKAEDEMLRNLKREALISSVSARLLEEGVRGGVPCSLADLAAFLGIPEGCLVEMDEDGLPVREFSLAGGMVETLSPPEFSSGISRDSLNELVRHLWEKGRLILEGSGPGDAALPSFAAEILQVWGAPLHIQPVYSGGAVKGFLVLRSAGLALSHGDEALLAMYCDLAGSAFLREERMNLMEETGRVLDGASRGIVEILGHALAMKDPYTVGHQINVAGLAREMAQKGGYDEAFQERVYYAGLVHDLGKITIPSAILSKPGKLTDIEFAIIRNHALYGWDILSSVDLPWPLADIVVQHHERLDGSGYPRGLRGDAIGREARFLSVADVVEAMTSHRPYRPGLGIGAALDEIRSRRGAWFDPEAVDLCIAVIEEGYAFDGGSYRLFLP
- a CDS encoding aminotransferase class IV gives rise to the protein MSLCYINGTFLPLEKASLPVSDYIILRGVGVFESICTFHRRPMMLTPHLERLVRSAESASIALPLPVDDIKDLIREGISRMKEDCLVRPYITGGDIFHEGGFPASRLFILFEKVRKPAPEVYDKGVLLLPVDGGRHIPGVKSIDYMFSYSGYGKRHDAYEILYCPDGEITEAAHSTFFLYKGGTLITAPLSRVLKGTTRDIILQLAREKRMKVEERCPLVSEIPEADEAFITGSVKEVVPVVQIGDQVVGTGKPGPVTRMLHHTFLEEIIRWLE
- a CDS encoding triphosphoribosyl-dephospho-CoA synthase yields the protein MNSSVLDAREDRWNRRRALAASLPSGWSVLSFTLRMPAFLRLGGGFDLQAKGLFMDLVFHLGSLGFAVESPAFAVRADGPEGLCAVRGDASAVKGAAVEFEEDHPRGCLADGDVMDSLCGEIGRESLGLPPRRCLVCGRRAAECVAGRTHGTEEIRTSVERILSIPGGVPGEGPVASIAGAARKAVLFETAASPKPGLVDPLSRGAHGDMDYFTFLASAAALAPEWELFARLGSRFRGNEPAGLLPSLREEGLRAERMMFSATGGINTHKGLIFSLGVLCASAGMLASEGIPLSPEACASRGGAIVRGITERDFASLKGTGGGRRLTAGERFYLSEGVTGIRGEAEKGFPSVTGTGLPALRSSLAKGLSLNDAMVDGLLALMTVVEDTNILSRGGREGERTVREGAARAMELGGMSSKKGKEAVRKMNGLYTRNNLSPGGSADLLAVTVFLHLLTPASG
- the citD gene encoding citrate lyase acyl carrier protein — translated: MKAVKDAAAGSLESSDVLVTVTPAEGEENTLSVDSIVFRQFGGRIRSVAEEVIASSGLAGAAVRIQDRGALECTLRARLETAIERAAGKA